A region from the Pseudomonas cucumis genome encodes:
- the motA gene encoding flagellar motor stator protein MotA, whose translation MAKIIGIIVVFASVLGGYVLSHGKIAALIQPFEVMIIGGAALGAFLQANPGHMTMHVLKKSLGMFSSRFNHTFYLEVLGLIYEILNKSRREGMMAIEGDIEDAAASPIFAKYPAVLKDDRMTAYICDYLRIMSSGNMAPHELEGLFDMELTSLKEDLDHPSHAVNGIADAMPGFGIVAAVLGIVVTMASLGESDQKMIGLHVGAALVGTFFGILAAYGFFGPLAHALGHDAKEELNVYEAIKASLVASASGMPPSLAVEFGRKVLYPAHRPSFAELEQAVRGR comes from the coding sequence ATGGCTAAAATTATCGGCATCATCGTCGTATTCGCGAGCGTGCTCGGCGGATACGTGCTTTCCCACGGCAAGATTGCCGCCCTCATCCAGCCTTTCGAGGTGATGATTATCGGTGGCGCGGCCCTTGGTGCATTCCTGCAGGCCAACCCCGGTCATATGACGATGCACGTGCTCAAGAAGTCCTTGGGCATGTTCAGTTCGCGTTTCAACCACACCTTCTACCTGGAAGTGCTGGGGCTGATTTACGAGATCCTCAACAAGAGCCGTCGCGAAGGCATGATGGCCATCGAAGGCGACATTGAAGATGCCGCTGCGAGCCCGATCTTCGCCAAATACCCGGCAGTCCTGAAAGATGACCGCATGACCGCGTACATCTGCGATTACCTGCGCATCATGTCCTCCGGCAACATGGCGCCCCATGAGCTTGAAGGCTTGTTCGACATGGAACTGACCAGTCTCAAGGAAGACCTGGATCACCCCTCCCACGCCGTCAACGGCATCGCCGATGCCATGCCGGGCTTCGGTATCGTCGCGGCGGTATTGGGTATCGTGGTGACCATGGCATCCCTGGGTGAAAGCGACCAGAAAATGATCGGCTTGCACGTGGGTGCGGCTCTGGTAGGTACCTTCTTCGGTATTCTCGCGGCCTACGGTTTCTTTGGCCCGCTGGCACACGCCCTGGGCCACGACGCCAAGGAAGAACTGAACGTCTACGAAGCCATCAAGGCCTCGCTGGTGGCTTCGGCTTCCGGCATGCCGCCATCGCTGGCAGTGGAATTCGGTCGCAAGGTTCTGTACCCGGCGCACCGTCCTAGCTTCGCTGAGTTGGAACAAGCGGTTCGCGGTCGCTAA
- the motB gene encoding flagellar motor protein MotB codes for MENNQPIIIKRVKKYAGGHHGGSWKIAFADFATAMMAFFLVLWLLSTATPEQKIAIAGYFKDPVGFSESGTPYIIDLGGSPTLAPENTLNPEVKSQPQPDKVTIDSEQVEGMAEQVEKERLELLLQELQNKVEENPQLQKFKDQILFEITQDGLRIQIVDAENRPMFDSGSARLKPYFEDILLAMADTIKAVPNKISISGHTDAKPYSGTGDFGNWELSANRANAARRALIAGSYPDAQVARVVGYASSALFDRENPFNPVNRRIDIVVLTKKAQRAIEGSQGAEPAPAPTQGQGGPGEVPVPPADPNALPADKEPLPAHELRERLNLFDDPAPKPAEPPKQ; via the coding sequence ATGGAAAATAACCAGCCGATAATCATCAAGCGCGTCAAAAAGTACGCGGGCGGGCATCACGGCGGCTCCTGGAAAATCGCCTTCGCGGACTTCGCGACGGCGATGATGGCGTTCTTCCTGGTGTTGTGGCTATTGTCCACGGCAACACCGGAACAGAAGATCGCCATCGCCGGTTACTTCAAGGACCCGGTCGGATTTTCCGAAAGCGGCACGCCGTACATCATCGATCTGGGCGGCTCGCCGACCCTGGCGCCGGAGAACACCCTCAACCCCGAGGTGAAATCCCAGCCTCAGCCGGACAAGGTGACCATCGACTCCGAACAGGTCGAAGGCATGGCCGAGCAGGTCGAGAAGGAGCGTCTGGAATTGCTGCTGCAAGAGTTGCAGAACAAGGTCGAAGAAAACCCGCAGCTACAGAAATTCAAGGACCAGATCCTCTTCGAGATCACCCAGGACGGTTTGCGTATCCAGATCGTGGACGCCGAAAACCGCCCGATGTTCGACTCCGGCAGTGCGCGTCTGAAGCCGTATTTCGAAGACATTCTGCTGGCCATGGCCGACACCATCAAGGCGGTGCCGAACAAGATCAGCATCAGCGGCCACACCGATGCCAAGCCATACTCGGGCACCGGCGATTTCGGCAACTGGGAACTCTCGGCCAACCGCGCCAACGCAGCTCGCCGTGCATTGATCGCTGGCAGCTATCCGGACGCTCAAGTAGCGCGAGTCGTGGGCTACGCCTCGTCGGCGTTGTTCGACCGGGAGAACCCGTTCAACCCGGTCAATCGGCGCATCGACATTGTCGTGCTGACCAAGAAAGCCCAGCGTGCCATCGAAGGTTCGCAAGGGGCTGAACCGGCGCCAGCGCCGACGCAAGGGCAGGGCGGGCCGGGCGAAGTGCCTGTGCCGCCAGCCGATCCGAACGCATTGCCGGCGGATAAGGAACCGCTGCCGGCTCATGAGCTTCGTGAGCGGTTGAATCTGTTTGATGATCCTGCGCCGAAACCGGCAGAACCGCCCAAGCAGTGA
- a CDS encoding toll/interleukin-1 receptor domain-containing protein, producing MPVFISYRHSDRPLAIAINTRLKQANIKTYLDVLDPESQTTDDITGVITRNITECTHLLAVVSERTAHSWWVPFEIGEATISNRRICSFKTGPAELPLYLDKWPKLSTDKDMEFFIDAYREEVATKRSMTLGSINESLYGTYKRNAELFHDQLKHRIRRGF from the coding sequence ATGCCTGTGTTTATCAGCTACCGCCATAGCGATCGGCCTCTAGCCATCGCCATCAACACCCGCCTGAAGCAGGCAAACATCAAAACTTATCTGGATGTGCTGGATCCGGAGTCCCAGACAACCGACGACATCACTGGAGTGATCACCCGCAACATCACAGAATGCACGCACTTGCTGGCAGTCGTTTCTGAGAGGACCGCACATTCATGGTGGGTGCCGTTCGAAATCGGTGAAGCGACCATCAGCAACCGACGGATTTGTTCATTCAAGACCGGCCCGGCGGAACTGCCACTGTACCTCGATAAATGGCCAAAGCTCAGCACCGACAAGGATATGGAGTTTTTCATTGATGCCTATCGTGAAGAAGTGGCGACCAAGCGCTCCATGACGCTGGGTTCGATCAATGAATCTCTTTATGGCACCTACAAGCGCAATGCCGAACTGTTCCACGACCAGCTCAAGCACCGCATCCGACGCGGTTTCTGA
- a CDS encoding caspase family protein, with the protein MRKGLFIGINDYTHVSRLSGCSNDAMAMASVLKTDANGDPNFKNIVLTSAEDYLSRAKLEDQIRELFSGDCNVALLYFAGHGGFDAGTDEGMLIPQDYKNAKDGIRISDILNWATKATKIKNKVIILDCCQSGSAGEVRALRSESSVVGEGMTILTACKKEEPAMEGAQHGVFTGLLLQALHGGAANILGKITPGSLYSFVDNALDAWEQRPVFKTNVSQFISLREVSPLIPKEILRKLPDWFGEAESVFPLDPSYEPTEATFDPEHGEVFSQLQKCNRHSLIEPVDAEHMYYAALHSTGCRLTALGAYYRELAIKGHF; encoded by the coding sequence TGAAAACCGACGCCAACGGCGATCCGAACTTCAAGAACATCGTGCTGACCTCTGCCGAGGATTACCTGAGCCGGGCAAAACTCGAAGACCAGATCCGCGAATTGTTTTCCGGCGACTGCAATGTCGCGCTGTTGTACTTCGCCGGGCATGGCGGCTTTGACGCCGGTACCGACGAAGGCATGTTGATCCCGCAGGACTACAAAAACGCCAAGGACGGAATTCGTATCAGCGACATCCTCAACTGGGCGACCAAAGCCACCAAGATCAAAAACAAAGTGATCATTCTCGATTGTTGCCAGAGCGGCTCGGCTGGCGAGGTACGTGCCTTGCGCAGCGAAAGCAGCGTGGTTGGCGAGGGCATGACGATTCTGACCGCCTGCAAAAAGGAAGAGCCGGCCATGGAGGGTGCGCAACACGGCGTGTTCACCGGGTTATTGCTCCAGGCCCTGCACGGTGGCGCGGCGAACATCCTCGGCAAGATCACCCCCGGCAGCCTCTATTCGTTTGTCGACAACGCCCTCGACGCCTGGGAGCAGCGGCCGGTGTTCAAGACCAACGTGTCGCAGTTCATTTCCCTGCGCGAAGTGTCGCCACTGATCCCCAAGGAAATCCTGCGCAAACTGCCCGACTGGTTCGGCGAAGCAGAATCCGTGTTCCCCCTCGACCCCAGCTACGAGCCCACGGAAGCGACGTTCGACCCGGAGCACGGCGAAGTCTTCTCCCAACTGCAAAAGTGCAACCGCCACAGCCTGATCGAACCGGTAGACGCCGAACACATGTACTACGCCGCCCTCCATTCCACCGGTTGCCGCCTCACCGCCCTCGGCGCCTATTACCGCGAACTCGCGATCAAGGGACATTTCTGA